A window of the Oncorhynchus kisutch isolate 150728-3 linkage group LG12, Okis_V2, whole genome shotgun sequence genome harbors these coding sequences:
- the LOC109901183 gene encoding gastrula zinc finger protein 5-1-like: MADGMVFHTQIASIMEVLANAAVAEICKLVDDDYAVFRLEITQTQKENRALRRKLQLFELKMARERVLASRPNSVKILDRYRAMARGEGHFTKGHRSFVKPGGHNTWGDDQPIIVDEGSGTTTQHIIEIESADAGPGVKQERSEGEEDPRHSRVIQTRAAEVHSVATEDPATVQPRTQRSVTEVRDRHKSETDTETVTVTQRLLHTGSDHRSDAERLGLGPLGSPPAPGSEYLLYGNPSMRAVNSHPDSGDASEIGNDPSCSYATEMDPGNMRLDLETHTDLSRGNWNRYSSSVYSEGCLDEKGEGLVVEEVTVKVEGDDPPTWNADSHLGDGPSQGGDFLDYRGSLETNQNVATHSPLHALGDHDPVSTSMGPSDSHGRVLFDQVLKSNDRARAQALGEGETLGGSKEKRFLCRFCNKGFSCPQKVEIHQRVHTGVKPFSCTQCHMCFAQAGNLKRHQRVHTGVKPFSCTQCPMCFAQAGDLKRHQRVHTGEKPYSCTQCPMRFAQAGHLKMHLKVHTGERPFACTHCGKRFSERSYLRIHQQKKHSTL; this comes from the exons atgGCTGACggtatggtttttcacactcaaatagcctccattatggaggtgctagcgaatgcagccgtggcagagatctgtaaactcgtagacgacgactatgcagtgtttcgtttggaaataactcaaacccagaaagaaaacagggcattgcggaggaaactacagctATTTGAACTGAAGATGGCACGGGAGCGCGTCCTAGCCAGTCGTCCAAATAGTGTCAAGATTCTCGACCGGTACAGAGCAATGGCTAGAG GTGAAGGACATTTCACTAAAGgccacaggagctttgtgaagccagggggacacaatacatggggagatgaccaaccaatcattgttgatgaggggagtggaaccACAACCCAGCACATTATCGAAATAGAg TCTGCAGATGCAGGTCCTGGGGTCAAGCAGGAGaggtctgaaggagaggaggacccacGTCACAGCAGAGTCATCCAGACTAGAGCGGCTGAAGTGCACTCTGTAGCCACGGAGGACCCCGCCACAGTGCAGCCCAGGACCCAACGCAGCGTCACGgaggtcagagacagacacaagtcagagacagacacagagactgtAACTGTAACACAAAGGCTTTTACACACAGGATCTGACCACAGATCAGACGCAGAGCGACTGGGGCTGGGGCCACTGGGCTCTCCTCCTGCTCCCGGTTCAGAGTATTTACTTTACGGTAACCCAAGCATGAGGGCTGTTAACTCCCATCCGGACTCCGGTGATGCATCAGAGATTGGCAATGATCCATCTTGTTCTTACGCTACAGAGATGGACCCTGGCAACATGCGTTTGGATTTAGAGACACACACTGATCTGTCTAGAGGGAACTGGAAccggtacagtagtagtgtatactctgaAGGGTGCCTAGATGAGAAAGGGGAGGGTCTGGTTGTAGAGGAAGTgactgtgaaagtggagggcgACGATCCTCCCACATGGAATGCAGATAGTCACCTAGGAGACGGACCCTCACAGGGCGGAGATTTCTTAGATTACAGGGGAAGCTTAGAGACAAATCAAAATGTTGCGACCCACTCCCCTTTACACGCACTCGGGGATCACGACCCAGTGTCCACGTCGATGGGGCCTTCCGATTCACACGGCCGCGTTCTTTTCGATCAGGTATTGAAATCAAACGACAGGGCTAGAGCCCAGGCTCTGGGAGAGGGAGAAACATTAGGCGGTAgtaaagagaaacggttcctctgcaggttctgtaacaaaggcttcagctgcccccagaaggtggagatccaccagagggtccacacaggggtgaaacccttcagctgtacccagtgtcacatgtGCTTCGCCCAGGCTGgcaacctgaagaggcaccagagggtccacacaggagtgaaacccttcagctgtacccagtgtcccATGTGCTTTGCCCAGGCTGgtgacctgaagaggcaccagagggtccacacaggggaaaAACCCtacagctgtacccagtgtcccATGCGCTTCGCCCAGGCTGGTCAcctgaagatgcacctgaaggtccacacgggagaAAGGCCATTTGCCTGTACGCACTGCGGGAAGAGGTTTtcagagaggagctacctcaggatacaccagcagaaaaaacATTCCACTCTATAA